A window of Syntrophorhabdaceae bacterium contains these coding sequences:
- a CDS encoding 4Fe-4S binding protein translates to VPYTEKGEGLLSNIEGEYEEVPAEMLIEKNAKMDKFQVDMETFNKDFEKCIMCMNCRDMCPVCYCIDCVFHGDEYLPKGDALLNKIFRTGSAKMPQGKELFHLIRMYHVSQTCVGCGACEEACPQGIPLTKYFKGVSERLQGMFGYMSGRSFEEPIPYVTFLEEELKEAED, encoded by the coding sequence TAGTTCCTTATACGGAAAAGGGAGAAGGCTTGCTCTCCAACATAGAAGGAGAATACGAAGAGGTTCCCGCAGAGATGCTCATCGAAAAGAACGCAAAGATGGACAAGTTCCAGGTAGACATGGAAACATTCAATAAAGACTTTGAAAAGTGCATTATGTGCATGAACTGCCGGGATATGTGCCCTGTATGCTACTGTATCGACTGTGTCTTTCATGGAGACGAGTATCTGCCCAAAGGTGACGCGCTCCTGAACAAGATCTTCCGGACAGGTTCAGCGAAAATGCCTCAGGGAAAAGAGCTTTTTCACCTCATAAGAATGTACCACGTGTCGCAGACCTGCGTGGGGTGCGGCGCCTGCGAGGAGGCCTGCCCTCAAGGGATTCCTTTGACGAAGTATTTCAAAGGTGTGTCCGAGAGGCTTCAGGGGATGTTCGGCTATATGTCGGGCAGGAGTTTTGAAGAACCGATACCATACGTTACCTTCCTCGAAGAGGAACTGAAAGAGGCAGAGGATTGA